The proteins below come from a single Bombyx mori chromosome 19, ASM3026992v2 genomic window:
- the LOC732890 gene encoding cytidylate kinase, translating to MLNSVLRQSSRYINKMVPQVVFVLGAPGSGKGTQCSMISKEYDYVHLSAGDLLREERQRPGSEYGEMIEEKIRNGEIVPVEVTCSLLHKAMQKSGKERFLIDGFPRNQDNMDGWERVMSDKTKLLFVLFFECSREICTERCLRRGAAGSGRSDDNVESLKKRFNTYLNDTMPIINYYDKLGLVRRINAEEEPDQVFDKVKVAFDEIKLK from the coding sequence ATGTTGAATAGCGTGTTGCGGCAGAGTTCGCGCTACATTAACAAAATGGTGCCTCAAGTAGTCTTCGTGTTGGGAGCTCCTGGCTCTGGCAAAGGTACACAGTGCTCAATGATTTCTAAAGAATATGATTATGTCCATTTGAGTGCAGGCGATTTACTCCGAGAAGAACGCCAGAGACCTGGTTCAGAATACGGAGAAATGATTGAAGAAAAGATTCGTAACGGTGAGATAGTTCCAGTGGAGGTTACTTGCTCCTTATTACACAAGGCCATGCAGAAATCCGGTAAAGAACGTTTCCTCATAGATGGCTTTCCGCGTAATCAAGATAATATGGATGGCTGGGAGCGCGTCATGTCCGACAAAACCAAGCTACTTTTCGTTTTGTTCTTCGAATGTTCGCGTGAAATATGTACCGAGAGATGCTTGAGACGCGGCGCTGCAGGCAGTGGACGAAGCGACGACAACGTAGAGAGCTTAAAGAAAAGATTCAACACATATCTGAATGATACAATGCCGATCATCAACTATTACGATAAATTAGGTCTTGTCCGCAGGATCAATGCTGAAGAAGAACCTGATCAGGTGTTTGACAAAGTTAAAGTAGCATTTGACGag
- the tef2 gene encoding translation elongation factor 2 isoform 2 (isoform 2 is encoded by transcript variant 2) has translation MVNFTVDEIRGMMDKKRNIRNMSVIAHVDHGKSTLTDSLVSKAGIIAGARAGETRFTDTRKDEQDRCITIKSTAISMFFELEEKDLVFITNPDQREKSEKGFLINLIDSPGHVDFSSEVTAALRVTDGALVVVDCVSGVCVQTETVLRQAIAERIKPILFMNKMDRALLELQLEAEELYQTFQRIVENVNVIIATYNDDGGPMGEVRVDPSKGSVGFGSGLHGWAFTLKQFSEMYADKFKIDLVKLMNRLWGENFFNPQTKKWSKQKDDDNKRSFCMYVLDPIYKVFDAIMKFKKEEIDDLLKKIGVTIKHEDSDKDGKALLKVVMRSWLPAGEALLQMIAIHLPSPVVAQKYRMEMLYEGPHDDEAAIGIKSCDPEAPLMMYVSKMVPTSDKGRFYAFGRVFSGKVVTGQKARIMGPNFTPGKKEDLYEKTIQRTILMMGRYVEAIEDVPSGNICGLVGVDQFLVKTGTITTFKNAHNMKVMKFSVSPVVRVAVEPKNPADLPKLVEGLKRLAKSDPMVQCINEESGEHIVAGAGELHLEICLKDLEEDHACIPIKKSDPVVSYRETVAEESDQLCLSKSPNKHNRLFMKAQPMPDGLPEDIDEGRVNPRDDFKTRARYLTEKYEYDVTEARKIWCFGPEGTGPNILVDCSKGVQYLNEIKDSVVAGFQWAAKEGVMAEENLRGVRFNIYDVTLHTDAIHRGGGQIIPTTRRCLYACLLTAQPRLMEPVYLCEIQCPEVAVGGIYGVLNRRRGHVFEESQVAGTPMFIVKAYLPVNESFGFTADLRSNTGGQAFPQCVFDHWQVLPGDPCEPQSKPYNVVQETRKRKGLKEGLPDLTQYLDKL, from the exons ATG GTGAATTTCACGGTAGACGAGATCCGTGGGATGATGGACAAGAAGCGGAATATCCGCAACATGTCTGTGATCGCCCACGTCGATCACGGCAAGTCAACCCTCACGGACTCGTTGGTTTCCAAGGCCGGTATCATTGCTGGTGCGAGAGCCGGAGAGACCCGTTTCACTGACACGCGTAAGGACGAACAAGACCGTTGCATCACCATTAAATCTAC GGCCATCTCTATGTTCTTCGAGCTTGAAGAGAAAGATTTAGTATTCATCACAAACCCTGACCAGCGTGAAAAGAGTGAGAAAGGTTTCTTGATCAACTTGATTGACTCACCTGGACACGTTGATTTCTCTTCTGAAGTAACAGCTGCACTCCGTGTCACTGATGGAGCCCTTGTGGTTGTTGACTGTGTGTCTG GTGTGTGTGTACAAACTGAAACAGTACTGCGTCAGGCTATTGCCGAGCGCATCAAGCCTATTCTGTTCATGAACAAAATGGACCGTGCTCTTCTTGAGCTCCAACTTGAAGCTGAAGAACTATACCAGACGTTCCAGCGTATTGTAGAAAATGTTAACGTCATTATAGCCACATATAACGATGATGGTGGTCCCATGG GTGAGGTGCGTGTCGACCCTAGCAAGGGCTCTGTTGGTTTCGGGTCTGGTCTTCATGGGTGGGCTTTCACCCTCAAACAATTCTCTGAGATGTATGCTGACAAATTCAAGATTGACCTTGTCAAGCTTATGAACAG GTTATGGGGAGAAAACTTTTTCAACCCTCAAACGAAGAAGTGGTCAAAACAAAAGGATGATGACAACAAACGTTCATTTTGCATGTACGTTTTGGATCCTATCTACAAGGTGTTCGATGCCATCATGAAATTTAAGAAAGAGGAGATTGATGATCTTCTTAAGAAGATTGGAGTCACAATCAAGCATGAGGATTCCGACAAAGATGGCAAAGCTTTGCTGAAG GTTGTGATGCGCTCTTGGTTGCCTGCTGGTGAAGCTCTGCTTCAGATGATTGCCATTCATTTACCATCACCTGTAGTGGCCCAGAAATATCGTATGGAGATGTTATATGAGGGACCCCACGATGATGAAGCTGCCATTGGTATCAAG AGCTGTGATCCTGAAGCCCCACTGATGATGTACGTGAGCAAGATGGTGCCGACCTCCGACAAAGGTCGTTTCTACGCCTTTGGACGCGTTTTCTCTGGCAAGGTTGTTACCGGACAAAAAGCTCGCATCATGGGACCAAACTTTACACCTGGAAAGAAAGAG GACTTGTATGAGAAGACTATCCAGCGTACAATCCTTATGATGGGACGTTATGTTGAAGCTATTGAGGATGTGCCCTCTGGTAACATCTGTGGTCTTGTTGGAGTCGATCAGTTCTTAGTCAAGACTGGTACCATCACCACTTTCAAGAATGCCCACAACATGAAG gtGATGAAATTCAGTGTATCACCAGTCGTGCGTGTCGCTGTTGAGCCCAAAAACCCTGCTGATCTGCCCAAGCTAGTAGAAGGTCTTAAACGTCTGGCTAAATCTGACCCCATGGTGCAGTGTATTAATGAAGAATCAGGAGAACACATTGTCGCTGGTGCTGGAGAACTCCATCTTGAGATCTGTCTTaag GATCTTGAGGAGGACCATGCTTGCATTCCAATCAAGAAGTCTGACCCTGTCGTGTCGTACCGTGAGACCGTAGCTGAGGAATCGGACCAGCTCTGTCTCTCAAAGTCGCCCAACAAGCACAACCGTCTGTTCATGAAGGCTCAGCCCATGCCTGATGGTCTGCCAGAGGACATTGATGag GGTCGCGTGAATCCCCGCGATGACTTCAAGACTCGCGCTCGGTATCTTACAGAAAAGTACGAATATGATGTTACCGAAGCCCGTAAGATTTGGTGCTTTGGCCCCGAGGGTACCGGCCCCAACATCCTGGTGGATTGCTCCAAAGGAGTTCAGTACCTCAATGAAATTAAGGACTCTGTTGTGGCTGGATTCCAGTGGGCCGCTAAGGAAGGAGTTATGGCTGAAGAGAATTTGCGTGGTGTTAGATTCAACATCTATGATGTAACACTCCATACTGATGCCATCCATAG AGGTGGTGGCCAAATCATTCCAACAACTAGAAGATGCTTGTACGCATGTCTGCTAACTGCTCAGCCCCGTCTTATGGAGCCTGTATATCTTTGTGAAATTCAG TGTCCTGAAGTAGCTGTGGGTGGTATCTACGGTGTACTGAACAGACGTCGTGGTCACGTTTTCGAAGAGTCCCAGGTGGCAGGTACACCTATGTTCATTGTGAAGGCCTACCTACCTGTCAATGAGTCGTTCGGTTTTACTGCCGATTTGCGTTCCAACACCGGCGGACAGGCCTTCCCGCAGTGCGTATTCGACCATTGGCAGGTCCTCCCTGGAGACCCGTGCGAACCTCAGAGCAAGCCCTACAACGTTGTACAG GAAACGAGAAAGAGGAAAGGATTGAAGGAAGGTCTCCCAGACTTAACTCAATATTTGGACAAATTGTAA
- the tef2 gene encoding translation elongation factor 2 isoform 1 (isoform 1 is encoded by transcript variant 1; The RefSeq protein has 1 substitution compared to this genomic sequence), producing MYVGQSSNRLLEERRIYYAKNVNFTVDEIRGMMDKKRNIRNMSVIAHVDHGKSTLTDSLVSKAGIIAGARAGETRFTDTRKDEQDRCITIKSTAISMFFELEEKDLVFITNPDQREKSEKGFLINLIDSPGHVDFSSEVTAALRVTDGALVVVDCVSGVCVQTETVLRQAIAERIKPILFMNKMDRALLELQLEAEELYQTFQRIVENVNVIIATYNDDGGPMGEVRVDPSKGSVVFGSGLHGWAFTLKQFSEMYADKFKIDLVKLMNRLWGENFFNPQTKKWSKQKDDDNKRSFCMYVLDPIYKVFDAIMKFKKEEIDDLLKKIGVTIKHEDSDKDGKALLKVVMRSWLPAGEALLQMIAIHLPSPVVAQKYRMEMLYEGPHDDEAAIGIKSCDPEAPLMMYVSKMVPTSDKGRFYAFGRVFSGKVVTGQKARIMGPNFTPGKKEDLYEKTIQRTILMMGRYVEAIEDVPSGNICGLVGVDQFLVKTGTITTFKNAHNMKVMKFSVSPVVRVAVEPKNPADLPKLVEGLKRLAKSDPMVQCINEESGEHIVAGAGELHLEICLKDLEEDHACIPIKKSDPVVSYRETVAEESDQLCLSKSPNKHNRLFMKAQPMPDGLPEDIDEGRVNPRDDFKTRARYLTEKYEYDVTEARKIWCFGPEGTGPNILVDCSKGVQYLNEIKDSVVAGFQWAAKEGVMAEENLRGVRFNIYDVTLHTDAIHRGGGQIIPTTRRCLYACLLTAQPRLMEPVYLCEIQCPEVAVGGIYGVLNRRRGHVFEESQVAGTPMFIVKAYLPVNESFGFTADLRSNTGGQAFPQCVFDHWQVLPGDPCEPQSKPYNVVQETRKRKGLKEGLPDLTQYLDKL from the exons ATGTACGTGGGACAGTCAAGTAATAGATTATTAGAAGAACGCAGAATATATTATgcgaaaaat GTGAATTTCACGGTAGACGAGATCCGTGGGATGATGGACAAGAAGCGGAATATCCGCAACATGTCTGTGATCGCCCACGTCGATCACGGCAAGTCAACCCTCACGGACTCGTTGGTTTCCAAGGCCGGTATCATTGCTGGTGCGAGAGCCGGAGAGACCCGTTTCACTGACACGCGTAAGGACGAACAAGACCGTTGCATCACCATTAAATCTAC GGCCATCTCTATGTTCTTCGAGCTTGAAGAGAAAGATTTAGTATTCATCACAAACCCTGACCAGCGTGAAAAGAGTGAGAAAGGTTTCTTGATCAACTTGATTGACTCACCTGGACACGTTGATTTCTCTTCTGAAGTAACAGCTGCACTCCGTGTCACTGATGGAGCCCTTGTGGTTGTTGACTGTGTGTCTG GTGTGTGTGTACAAACTGAAACAGTACTGCGTCAGGCTATTGCCGAGCGCATCAAGCCTATTCTGTTCATGAACAAAATGGACCGTGCTCTTCTTGAGCTCCAACTTGAAGCTGAAGAACTATACCAGACGTTCCAGCGTATTGTAGAAAATGTTAACGTCATTATAGCCACATATAACGATGATGGTGGTCCCATGG GTGAGGTGCGTGTCGACCCTAGCAAGGGCTCTGTTGGTTTCGGGTCTGGTCTTCATGGGTGGGCTTTCACCCTCAAACAATTCTCTGAGATGTATGCTGACAAATTCAAGATTGACCTTGTCAAGCTTATGAACAG GTTATGGGGAGAAAACTTTTTCAACCCTCAAACGAAGAAGTGGTCAAAACAAAAGGATGATGACAACAAACGTTCATTTTGCATGTACGTTTTGGATCCTATCTACAAGGTGTTCGATGCCATCATGAAATTTAAGAAAGAGGAGATTGATGATCTTCTTAAGAAGATTGGAGTCACAATCAAGCATGAGGATTCCGACAAAGATGGCAAAGCTTTGCTGAAG GTTGTGATGCGCTCTTGGTTGCCTGCTGGTGAAGCTCTGCTTCAGATGATTGCCATTCATTTACCATCACCTGTAGTGGCCCAGAAATATCGTATGGAGATGTTATATGAGGGACCCCACGATGATGAAGCTGCCATTGGTATCAAG AGCTGTGATCCTGAAGCCCCACTGATGATGTACGTGAGCAAGATGGTGCCGACCTCCGACAAAGGTCGTTTCTACGCCTTTGGACGCGTTTTCTCTGGCAAGGTTGTTACCGGACAAAAAGCTCGCATCATGGGACCAAACTTTACACCTGGAAAGAAAGAG GACTTGTATGAGAAGACTATCCAGCGTACAATCCTTATGATGGGACGTTATGTTGAAGCTATTGAGGATGTGCCCTCTGGTAACATCTGTGGTCTTGTTGGAGTCGATCAGTTCTTAGTCAAGACTGGTACCATCACCACTTTCAAGAATGCCCACAACATGAAG gtGATGAAATTCAGTGTATCACCAGTCGTGCGTGTCGCTGTTGAGCCCAAAAACCCTGCTGATCTGCCCAAGCTAGTAGAAGGTCTTAAACGTCTGGCTAAATCTGACCCCATGGTGCAGTGTATTAATGAAGAATCAGGAGAACACATTGTCGCTGGTGCTGGAGAACTCCATCTTGAGATCTGTCTTaag GATCTTGAGGAGGACCATGCTTGCATTCCAATCAAGAAGTCTGACCCTGTCGTGTCGTACCGTGAGACCGTAGCTGAGGAATCGGACCAGCTCTGTCTCTCAAAGTCGCCCAACAAGCACAACCGTCTGTTCATGAAGGCTCAGCCCATGCCTGATGGTCTGCCAGAGGACATTGATGag GGTCGCGTGAATCCCCGCGATGACTTCAAGACTCGCGCTCGGTATCTTACAGAAAAGTACGAATATGATGTTACCGAAGCCCGTAAGATTTGGTGCTTTGGCCCCGAGGGTACCGGCCCCAACATCCTGGTGGATTGCTCCAAAGGAGTTCAGTACCTCAATGAAATTAAGGACTCTGTTGTGGCTGGATTCCAGTGGGCCGCTAAGGAAGGAGTTATGGCTGAAGAGAATTTGCGTGGTGTTAGATTCAACATCTATGATGTAACACTCCATACTGATGCCATCCATAG AGGTGGTGGCCAAATCATTCCAACAACTAGAAGATGCTTGTACGCATGTCTGCTAACTGCTCAGCCCCGTCTTATGGAGCCTGTATATCTTTGTGAAATTCAG TGTCCTGAAGTAGCTGTGGGTGGTATCTACGGTGTACTGAACAGACGTCGTGGTCACGTTTTCGAAGAGTCCCAGGTGGCAGGTACACCTATGTTCATTGTGAAGGCCTACCTACCTGTCAATGAGTCGTTCGGTTTTACTGCCGATTTGCGTTCCAACACCGGCGGACAGGCCTTCCCGCAGTGCGTATTCGACCATTGGCAGGTCCTCCCTGGAGACCCGTGCGAACCTCAGAGCAAGCCCTACAACGTTGTACAG GAAACGAGAAAGAGGAAAGGATTGAAGGAAGGTCTCCCAGACTTAACTCAATATTTGGACAAATTGTAA
- the tef2 gene encoding translation elongation factor 2 isoform X1 produces MVNFTVDEIRGMMDKKRNIRNMSVIAHVDHGKSTLTDSLVSKAGIIAGARAGETRFTDTRKDEQDRCITIKSTAISMFFELEEKDLVFITNPDQREKSEKGFLINLIDSPGHVDFSSEVTAALRVTDGALVVVDCVSGVCVQTETVLRQAIAERIKPILFMNKMDRALLELQLEAEELYQTFQRIVENVNVIIATYNDDGGPMGEVRVDPSKGSVGFGSGLHGWAFTLKQFSEMYADKFKIDLVKLMNRLWGENFFNPQTKKWSKQKDDDNKRSFCMYVLDPIYKVFDAIMKFKKEEIDDLLKKIGVTIKHEDSDKDGKALLKVVMRSWLPAGEALLQMIAIHLPSPVVAQKYRMEMLYEGPHDDEAAIGIKSCDPEAPLMMYVSKMVPTSDKGRFYAFGRVFSGKVVTGQKARIMGPNFTPGKKEDLYEKTIQRTILMMGRYVEAIEDVPSGNICGLVGVDQFLVKTGTITTFKNAHNMKVMKFSVSPVVRVAVEPKNPADLPKLVEGLKRLAKSDPMVQCINEESGEHIVAGAGELHLEICLKDLEEDHACIPIKKSDPVVSYRETVAEESDQLCLSKSPNKHNRLFMKAQPMPDGLPEDIDEGRVNPRDDFKTRARYLTEKYEYDVTEARKIWCFGPEGTGPNILVDCSKGVQYLNEIKDSVVAGFQWAAKEGVMAEENLRGVRFNIYDVTLHTDAIHRGGGQIIPTTRRCLYACLLTAQPRLMEPVYLCEIQCPEVAVGGIYGVLNRRRGHVFEESQVAGTPMFIVKAYLPVNESFGFTADLRSNTGGQAFPQCVFDHWQVLPGDPCEPQSKPYNVVQVNIIHNINIYIIKTAYRGVLMYIKEQFLVFTCFCEFV; encoded by the exons ATG GTGAATTTCACGGTAGACGAGATCCGTGGGATGATGGACAAGAAGCGGAATATCCGCAACATGTCTGTGATCGCCCACGTCGATCACGGCAAGTCAACCCTCACGGACTCGTTGGTTTCCAAGGCCGGTATCATTGCTGGTGCGAGAGCCGGAGAGACCCGTTTCACTGACACGCGTAAGGACGAACAAGACCGTTGCATCACCATTAAATCTAC GGCCATCTCTATGTTCTTCGAGCTTGAAGAGAAAGATTTAGTATTCATCACAAACCCTGACCAGCGTGAAAAGAGTGAGAAAGGTTTCTTGATCAACTTGATTGACTCACCTGGACACGTTGATTTCTCTTCTGAAGTAACAGCTGCACTCCGTGTCACTGATGGAGCCCTTGTGGTTGTTGACTGTGTGTCTG GTGTGTGTGTACAAACTGAAACAGTACTGCGTCAGGCTATTGCCGAGCGCATCAAGCCTATTCTGTTCATGAACAAAATGGACCGTGCTCTTCTTGAGCTCCAACTTGAAGCTGAAGAACTATACCAGACGTTCCAGCGTATTGTAGAAAATGTTAACGTCATTATAGCCACATATAACGATGATGGTGGTCCCATGG GTGAGGTGCGTGTCGACCCTAGCAAGGGCTCTGTTGGTTTCGGGTCTGGTCTTCATGGGTGGGCTTTCACCCTCAAACAATTCTCTGAGATGTATGCTGACAAATTCAAGATTGACCTTGTCAAGCTTATGAACAG GTTATGGGGAGAAAACTTTTTCAACCCTCAAACGAAGAAGTGGTCAAAACAAAAGGATGATGACAACAAACGTTCATTTTGCATGTACGTTTTGGATCCTATCTACAAGGTGTTCGATGCCATCATGAAATTTAAGAAAGAGGAGATTGATGATCTTCTTAAGAAGATTGGAGTCACAATCAAGCATGAGGATTCCGACAAAGATGGCAAAGCTTTGCTGAAG GTTGTGATGCGCTCTTGGTTGCCTGCTGGTGAAGCTCTGCTTCAGATGATTGCCATTCATTTACCATCACCTGTAGTGGCCCAGAAATATCGTATGGAGATGTTATATGAGGGACCCCACGATGATGAAGCTGCCATTGGTATCAAG AGCTGTGATCCTGAAGCCCCACTGATGATGTACGTGAGCAAGATGGTGCCGACCTCCGACAAAGGTCGTTTCTACGCCTTTGGACGCGTTTTCTCTGGCAAGGTTGTTACCGGACAAAAAGCTCGCATCATGGGACCAAACTTTACACCTGGAAAGAAAGAG GACTTGTATGAGAAGACTATCCAGCGTACAATCCTTATGATGGGACGTTATGTTGAAGCTATTGAGGATGTGCCCTCTGGTAACATCTGTGGTCTTGTTGGAGTCGATCAGTTCTTAGTCAAGACTGGTACCATCACCACTTTCAAGAATGCCCACAACATGAAG gtGATGAAATTCAGTGTATCACCAGTCGTGCGTGTCGCTGTTGAGCCCAAAAACCCTGCTGATCTGCCCAAGCTAGTAGAAGGTCTTAAACGTCTGGCTAAATCTGACCCCATGGTGCAGTGTATTAATGAAGAATCAGGAGAACACATTGTCGCTGGTGCTGGAGAACTCCATCTTGAGATCTGTCTTaag GATCTTGAGGAGGACCATGCTTGCATTCCAATCAAGAAGTCTGACCCTGTCGTGTCGTACCGTGAGACCGTAGCTGAGGAATCGGACCAGCTCTGTCTCTCAAAGTCGCCCAACAAGCACAACCGTCTGTTCATGAAGGCTCAGCCCATGCCTGATGGTCTGCCAGAGGACATTGATGag GGTCGCGTGAATCCCCGCGATGACTTCAAGACTCGCGCTCGGTATCTTACAGAAAAGTACGAATATGATGTTACCGAAGCCCGTAAGATTTGGTGCTTTGGCCCCGAGGGTACCGGCCCCAACATCCTGGTGGATTGCTCCAAAGGAGTTCAGTACCTCAATGAAATTAAGGACTCTGTTGTGGCTGGATTCCAGTGGGCCGCTAAGGAAGGAGTTATGGCTGAAGAGAATTTGCGTGGTGTTAGATTCAACATCTATGATGTAACACTCCATACTGATGCCATCCATAG AGGTGGTGGCCAAATCATTCCAACAACTAGAAGATGCTTGTACGCATGTCTGCTAACTGCTCAGCCCCGTCTTATGGAGCCTGTATATCTTTGTGAAATTCAG TGTCCTGAAGTAGCTGTGGGTGGTATCTACGGTGTACTGAACAGACGTCGTGGTCACGTTTTCGAAGAGTCCCAGGTGGCAGGTACACCTATGTTCATTGTGAAGGCCTACCTACCTGTCAATGAGTCGTTCGGTTTTACTGCCGATTTGCGTTCCAACACCGGCGGACAGGCCTTCCCGCAGTGCGTATTCGACCATTGGCAGGTCCTCCCTGGAGACCCGTGCGAACCTCAGAGCAAGCCCTACAACGTTGTACAGGTAAATATTATTCAcaacataaatatttacattataaaaacTGCATATAGAGGGGTGTTGATGTACATAAAAGAGCAATTCTTAGTGTTCACTTGTTTTTGTGAATTTGTTTAA